The following coding sequences are from one Plasmodium sp. gorilla clade G2 genome assembly, chromosome: 1 window:
- a CDS encoding StAR-related lipid transfer protein gives MSLRRRKFILLSFVFFVVELVVGYDNIINNYRNISREVVYNKNIVINIKLDNNIYKNKTNSRILKENKEESLEAAAVNEKTKEDVKESCNYHTSSSVFNNDKENTSSFIKTGESYEGNNIQGQAQAEAEGSIENASLNLRTKNGTLINDDMLDYYLNFCDQVNNKTFPFNECTKLHTSDMVTLCKNNNDEKSKITYDLLGYGEMDDVSAYSLSYALNDVETIKDWNKNIYKLNYLNLKKSDIQEKIDKNEKINVNKYILQNEKDVPEDERKYLYLINGLPWPFKSQDTIYEVYQKYYNNKNMLLIINKSLNDVFDNNSSYARINNYENFFCIYPKSKNSYDKGVKYVMSIIYDVNIPKFIQNNILNQIFPDLIFNLHNTSIAITDKTVGTVVDLSKSEQNAWHAHSLKEVKPSDTPIVENISTEQENSYGMGFIKMIFVDGPYNFWIINVNFFKKIFGLFFNTQ, from the coding sequence atgagtttaagaagaagaaaatttattttattgtctTTTGTTTTCTTTGTGGTGGAACTGGTAGTTggatatgataatattattaataattataggaATATATCAAGAGAAGtagtatataataagaatattgtgataaatataaaattagataataatatttataagaataaaacaaatagtagaatattaaaagaaaataaagaagaatcCCTTGAAGCTGCTGCTGTTAATGAGAAAACAAAAGAAGATGTAAAAGAATCTTGTAACTATCATACATCCTCATCAGtatttaataatgataaagagAATACATCAAGTTTTATAAAAACTGGTGAATCATATGAaggaaataatatacaagGTCAAGCTCAAGCAGAAGCAGAAGGAAGTATAGAAAATGCATCATTAAATTTAAGAACAAAGAATGGAACAttaataaatgatgatatgttagattattatttaaatttttgtgATCaagtaaataataaaacatttccATTTAATGAATGTACAAAATTACATACATCAGATATGGTAACATTATGTAAAAACAATAATGATGAGAAAAGTAAAATAACATATGATTTATTAGGATATGGAGAGATGGATGATGTGTCTGCTTATTCTTTAAGTTATGCTTTAAATGATGTTGAGACTATTAAAGAttggaataaaaatatatataaattaaattatttgaatttaaaaaaatctgATATTCAAGAAAAgattgataaaaatgaaaaaataaatgtgaataaatatattttacaaaatgaaaaagatgtTCCAGAAgatgaaagaaaatatttatatcttataaATGGACTTCCATGGCCATTTAAAAGTCAAGATACTATATATGAAgtatatcaaaaatattataataacaaaaatatgttattaattataaataaatcttTAAATGATgtttttgataataatagtagttaTGCTAGAATTAATAACTATGAAAACTTTTTCTGTATCTATCCTAAAAGTAAAAATTCTTATGATAAAGGAGTTAAATATGTTATGTCAATTATTTATGATGTTAATATTCCTAAatttattcaaaataatatacttaATCAAATTTTTCCAGATCTTATATTTAACTTACATAATACATCTATAGCTATCACAGATAAAACTGTAGGCACAGTTGTAGACTTGTCAAAAAGTGAACAGAACGCTTGGCATGCACATAGTTTAAAAGAAGTCAAGCCATCAGATACTCCAATTgttgaaaatatatcaacTGAACAAGAAAATTCTTATGGAATGggttttattaaaatgattTTTGTTGATGGACCTTATAATTTTTGGATTATCAACGTtaacttttttaaaaaaatatttggtTTGTTTTTTAATACGCAATAA